In the genome of Falsirhodobacter halotolerans, one region contains:
- a CDS encoding AI-2E family transporter, protein MRTSQFNQTKWWGIAAVVFLILMWAMGDVILPFLVGGAIAYFLDPLADRLQRLGLSRTLATTVIAVLTLIIVVMLFLAVIPTLIAQLTQLINSAPEIFTRLQTFVLERFPDLNDETSTIRQTLDSLGQTIQQRGGEMANTLIASVFSVINAVVFMVIAPVVAFYMLLDWDRMVAKIDALLPLEHAPTIRELAKEIDRALAGFVRGQTLVCVILGTYYAVALMAAGLNFGAIVGAIAGFLTFIPYVGALVGGGLAIGLALFQFWGEWWHILIIWAIFQSGQFVEGNILTPRLVGSSVGLHPVWLLFALSAFGAMFGFVGMLVAVPVAAALGVLTRFAVSQYKASRLYHGVDDQPYREEQG, encoded by the coding sequence ATGCGGACGTCGCAATTCAACCAGACCAAGTGGTGGGGCATCGCCGCCGTGGTCTTCCTGATCCTCATGTGGGCGATGGGCGACGTGATCCTGCCGTTTCTGGTGGGGGGGGCCATCGCCTATTTCCTCGACCCCCTGGCCGACCGCCTGCAACGGCTGGGGCTGAGCCGGACCCTGGCCACGACGGTGATCGCGGTGCTGACCCTCATCATCGTGGTGATGCTGTTTCTGGCCGTGATCCCCACGCTGATCGCCCAGTTGACGCAGCTGATCAATTCGGCGCCCGAAATCTTCACGCGGTTGCAGACCTTCGTTCTGGAACGTTTTCCCGACCTGAACGACGAAACCTCCACCATCCGCCAGACGCTGGATTCGCTGGGCCAGACGATCCAGCAACGGGGGGGTGAGATGGCGAACACGCTGATCGCATCGGTCTTCTCGGTCATCAACGCGGTGGTCTTCATGGTCATCGCGCCGGTCGTGGCGTTTTACATGCTTCTGGATTGGGACCGGATGGTGGCCAAGATCGACGCGCTTTTGCCGTTGGAACACGCCCCCACGATCCGCGAACTGGCCAAGGAGATCGACCGCGCCCTGGCGGGCTTCGTGCGCGGGCAGACGCTGGTCTGCGTGATCCTCGGCACCTATTACGCCGTGGCGCTGATGGCGGCGGGGCTGAATTTCGGCGCGATCGTGGGTGCGATCGCGGGGTTCCTGACCTTCATCCCCTATGTCGGCGCGCTGGTCGGGGGCGGTCTGGCGATCGGCCTTGCGCTGTTCCAGTTCTGGGGCGAATGGTGGCACATCCTGATCATCTGGGCGATCTTCCAGTCGGGCCAGTTCGTGGAAGGCAACATCCTGACCCCGCGCCTGGTGGGCAGTTCGGTGGGCCTGCATCCGGTGTGGCTGCTTTTTGCGCTGTCGGCCTTCGGCGCGATGTTCGGTTTCGTGGGTATGCTGGTCGCGGTGCCCGTGGCCGCCGCCCTGGGCGTGCTGACACGGTTCGCCGTATCGCAATACAAGGCCAGCCGCCTGTATCACGGGGTGGACGACCAACCCTACCGGGAAGAGCAGGGGTGA
- the proS gene encoding proline--tRNA ligase — translation MRLSRYFLPVLKENPADAQIVSHRYMLRAGMIKQQAAGIYSWLPLGFKVLKRIEQIVHEEQMRVGHIPLLMPTMQTADLWRESGRYDDYGQEMLRIKDRQGREMLFGPTNEEMITDIFRAHVNSYKDLPLTLYQIQWKFRDEVRPRFGVMRGREFLMKDGYNFDLDRDAAIHAYNRHMVSYLRTYERMGLTAIPMRADSGPIGGDDTHEFLVLAETGESEVFYDSAVTDLKLGTREIDVDDRAAVADVCREFTTLYARTDETHDAALFDAVPEDRRRVARGIEVGQIFYFGTKYSEAMGATVVTPDGSRVPVEMGSHGIGVSRLLGAIIEANHDDKGIIWPEGVTPFHVGIVNLKQGDGSTDSACSALYAALVAKGLEPLYDDRDERAGAKFATMDLIGLPWRITVGPRGLANGKVELTSRRTGESEEVSLEAAVERVAQIYANL, via the coding sequence ATGCGTCTGAGCCGTTATTTCCTGCCCGTCCTGAAGGAAAACCCTGCCGACGCGCAGATCGTGTCCCACCGTTACATGTTGCGGGCGGGGATGATCAAGCAACAGGCGGCGGGGATTTATTCCTGGCTGCCCTTGGGCTTCAAGGTCCTGAAGCGGATCGAGCAGATCGTGCATGAGGAGCAGATGCGCGTGGGCCACATCCCGCTTCTGATGCCCACGATGCAGACGGCGGACTTGTGGCGCGAAAGCGGCCGGTATGACGATTACGGGCAGGAGATGCTGCGGATCAAGGACCGTCAGGGCCGCGAGATGCTGTTCGGCCCCACGAACGAGGAGATGATCACCGACATCTTCCGGGCCCACGTGAACAGCTACAAGGATCTGCCGCTGACGCTGTATCAGATCCAGTGGAAATTCCGCGACGAGGTGCGGCCGCGCTTCGGCGTGATGCGCGGGCGCGAGTTCCTGATGAAGGACGGCTACAACTTCGATCTGGACCGCGATGCGGCGATCCACGCCTACAACCGCCACATGGTCAGCTATCTGCGGACCTATGAACGCATGGGCCTCACGGCGATCCCGATGCGCGCCGACAGCGGGCCCATCGGCGGCGATGACACGCATGAATTCCTGGTTCTGGCCGAAACGGGCGAAAGCGAGGTCTTCTATGACAGCGCCGTCACCGACCTGAAGCTGGGCACGCGCGAGATCGACGTGGACGACCGCGCCGCCGTGGCCGATGTGTGCCGCGAATTCACGACGCTTTACGCCCGCACGGACGAAACCCACGACGCCGCCCTGTTCGACGCCGTGCCCGAGGACCGCCGCCGCGTGGCCCGCGGGATCGAGGTAGGGCAGATCTTCTATTTCGGCACCAAGTATTCCGAGGCGATGGGGGCCACGGTCGTCACCCCGGACGGCAGCCGCGTGCCGGTGGAAATGGGCTCGCACGGGATCGGCGTGTCCCGCCTTCTGGGCGCGATCATCGAGGCGAACCACGATGACAAGGGCATCATCTGGCCCGAAGGCGTGACCCCGTTCCATGTGGGCATCGTCAACCTCAAACAGGGCGACGGATCGACCGACAGCGCCTGTTCCGCGCTTTACGCCGCGCTGGTGGCCAAGGGGCTGGAGCCGCTTTATGACGATCGCGACGAACGGGCGGGGGCGAAATTCGCGACGATGGACCTGATCGGGCTGCCGTGGCGCATTACGGTCGGCCCGCGCGGTCTGGCGAACGGCAAGGTCGAACTGACCAGCCGCCGCACGGGCGAATCCGAGGAGGTGTCGCTCGAGGCCGCCGTGGAACGCGTCGCCCAGATCTACGCCAACCTTTAA
- a CDS encoding lipoprotein-releasing ABC transporter permease subunit — MATRPFASFEWMIAWRYLRARRAEGGVSVMTWISLIGITLAVFALIATLAVRSGFRAEFVDTILGANAHVTVYSAGTVDQNGVVTRGIQDFDAQAERLAQVPGVTRAAPLVKGQVMASANDVSGLGDVFGIRESDLRAIPRVGDGAADAIGTLDGFGDGQGIAIGSEMARDLGVTVGDRIRLTSANGVRTAFGTSPRVNAYEVTYIFTAGRYDIDKVRIYMPFAEAQSFFNREGFADEIEVMVEDPEHVDRVMPDLMQAAAPGSMFWTWRDSAGSFLRALDVEDNVMFVILSILVLIATMNIVSGLIMLVKNKGRDIGILRTMGLTEGSILRIFFICGAGTGIVGTAMGVILGCLFAIYIDPIFSLVNYVGGGGVWDPEIRGIYHLPAQLRVNDVLSAVVLSLGLSFIITIFPARRAARMNPVEALRYE; from the coding sequence ATGGCCACCAGACCCTTCGCGTCCTTCGAATGGATGATCGCCTGGCGCTACCTTCGGGCGCGTCGGGCCGAAGGCGGCGTGTCCGTCATGACATGGATCAGCCTGATCGGCATCACGCTCGCGGTCTTCGCCCTGATCGCGACGCTGGCCGTCCGGTCGGGCTTTCGGGCCGAATTCGTGGACACGATCCTGGGCGCCAACGCCCACGTCACCGTCTATTCCGCCGGAACGGTGGATCAGAACGGCGTGGTGACGCGGGGCATCCAGGATTTCGACGCGCAGGCCGAACGGCTGGCGCAGGTGCCGGGCGTGACACGCGCGGCACCTTTGGTGAAGGGGCAGGTCATGGCCTCGGCCAACGACGTGTCGGGTCTGGGCGATGTGTTCGGCATCCGCGAAAGCGATCTGCGCGCCATCCCCCGCGTCGGCGACGGTGCGGCGGACGCGATCGGCACGCTTGACGGCTTCGGCGACGGTCAGGGCATCGCCATCGGCAGCGAGATGGCCCGCGACCTTGGCGTGACGGTGGGCGACCGCATCCGCCTGACCTCGGCCAACGGGGTGCGCACGGCCTTCGGCACCAGCCCGCGCGTCAACGCCTACGAGGTGACGTATATCTTCACCGCGGGCCGCTATGACATCGACAAGGTCCGCATCTACATGCCCTTTGCCGAGGCGCAGAGCTTCTTCAACCGCGAAGGCTTCGCGGACGAGATCGAGGTGATGGTGGAGGACCCCGAGCATGTGGACCGCGTGATGCCCGACCTGATGCAGGCGGCGGCCCCGGGGTCGATGTTCTGGACCTGGCGTGACAGTGCCGGCAGCTTTCTGCGCGCGCTGGATGTGGAGGACAACGTGATGTTCGTCATCCTGTCCATCCTCGTGCTGATCGCCACGATGAACATCGTGTCGGGTCTGATCATGCTGGTGAAGAACAAGGGCCGCGACATCGGCATCCTGCGCACGATGGGCCTTACCGAAGGATCGATCCTGCGCATCTTCTTCATCTGCGGCGCGGGGACGGGGATCGTCGGCACGGCGATGGGGGTGATCCTCGGCTGTCTGTTCGCGATCTATATCGACCCGATCTTCAGCCTTGTGAACTATGTCGGCGGGGGGGGCGTCTGGGATCCGGAAATCCGCGGCATCTATCACCTTCCGGCGCAGCTTCGCGTGAACGATGTGCTGTCGGCGGTGGTGCTGTCCTTGGGCCTGTCCTTCATCATCACGATCTTTCCCGCCCGTCGCGCCGCGCGGATGAACCCGGTGGAGGCGCTGCGCTATGAATGA
- a CDS encoding ABC transporter ATP-binding protein has translation MNEMLVLDGLQKGYNPGRPNAITVLDGASLTVGAGEVVALVAPSGAGKSTLLHIAGLLDTADAGRVLIGGTDYAGKSDRARTEARRRDVGFIYQFHHLLPEFTAAENIILPQLANGVVRKDAEARAAELLAHVGVGHRGDHRPAAMSGGEQQRVAFCRALANRPKLLLADEPTGNLDPTTSDRVFDALMTLVRETGLSALIATHNLALAERMDRTVRMEGGKLV, from the coding sequence ATGAATGAGATGCTGGTTCTGGACGGGCTGCAAAAGGGCTACAACCCCGGCCGTCCCAATGCGATCACGGTGCTGGACGGGGCGTCGCTTACCGTCGGCGCGGGCGAGGTGGTGGCCCTGGTCGCCCCGTCGGGTGCGGGGAAATCCACGCTTCTGCACATCGCGGGCCTGTTGGATACGGCGGATGCGGGGCGGGTGCTGATCGGCGGCACGGATTACGCCGGCAAGTCCGACCGCGCCCGGACCGAAGCGCGGCGGCGCGACGTCGGCTTCATCTATCAGTTCCACCACCTGCTGCCGGAATTCACGGCCGCCGAAAACATCATCCTGCCGCAACTGGCGAACGGTGTGGTGCGCAAGGATGCCGAGGCGCGGGCGGCGGAGCTTCTGGCCCATGTCGGCGTCGGGCATCGCGGCGACCATCGCCCCGCCGCCATGTCGGGGGGCGAACAGCAGCGCGTGGCCTTCTGCCGGGCGCTGGCGAACCGACCGAAGCTGCTGCTGGCGGACGAACCCACCGGCAACCTCGACCCCACCACCTCGGACCGGGTGTTCGATGCGCTGATGACGCTGGTGCGGGAAACCGGCCTGTCGGCGTTGATCGCAACGCACAACCTTGCGCTGGCCGAACGCATGGACCGGACGGTTCGGATGGAAGGCGGCAAACTGGTGTGA
- a CDS encoding gamma-glutamylcyclotransferase, whose product MPRTPSPRLSLTDDAVLRTLRHVPDPGPPPGWTPLTDADYDDLTADLMRGHQGPVPIFAYGSLIWNPDFTVGDIRKAVAHGWHRSFCLEIRQWRGSEDCPGLMMALARGGSATGLIMEIAKGHEQDSLRALLKRELVAKELVENVRWVQVKTERGVERALTFWAGPKGDMVVSLPPEEQAWRLAHACGHGGSGAQYLHNTVRKLEEYGLRDRNLHHLEHLVATEIAGWPIDKPHPVGPET is encoded by the coding sequence ATGCCCCGCACCCCCTCCCCCCGCCTGAGCCTGACCGACGACGCCGTCCTGCGCACCCTGCGCCATGTGCCCGACCCCGGCCCCCCGCCCGGCTGGACGCCGCTGACCGACGCCGATTACGACGATCTGACGGCCGATCTGATGCGCGGGCATCAGGGACCGGTCCCGATCTTCGCCTATGGCAGCCTGATCTGGAACCCGGATTTCACGGTTGGCGACATCCGCAAGGCCGTGGCGCATGGTTGGCATCGGTCCTTCTGTCTGGAGATTCGCCAATGGCGTGGATCGGAGGATTGCCCCGGCCTGATGATGGCGCTGGCGCGCGGCGGTTCGGCCACCGGCCTGATCATGGAGATCGCGAAGGGGCACGAGCAGGACAGCCTGCGCGCCCTGCTGAAACGCGAACTGGTGGCAAAGGAACTGGTGGAGAATGTCCGCTGGGTTCAGGTCAAGACCGAACGCGGCGTGGAACGGGCGCTGACCTTCTGGGCGGGGCCGAAGGGCGACATGGTGGTCTCCCTCCCCCCCGAGGAGCAGGCATGGCGGCTGGCGCACGCCTGCGGCCACGGCGGATCAGGGGCGCAATATCTGCACAACACGGTGCGCAAGCTGGAGGAATACGGCCTGCGCGACCGCAACCTGCATCACCTCGAACACCTTGTCGCGACGGAGATTGCGGGCTGGCCCATCGACAAACCGCATCCTGTGGGGCCGGAGACCTGA
- the parE gene encoding DNA topoisomerase IV subunit B, whose translation MPEDLLSQTTETYDASSIEVLEGLEPVRKRPGMYIGGTDERALHHLVAEVLDNSMDEAVAGHANRIEVELHADHSVTVRDNGRGIPVDPHPKFPDKSALEVILCTLHAGGKFSNKAYSTSGGLNGVGSSVVNALSDRMRVEVARNRELYVQEFSRGVPQGPVAKVGPAPNRRGTTVTFHPDPEIFGHLLLKPSRLYKMVRSKAYLFSGVEIRWKSALEDGDTPMEATFQYPNGLADYLNETLEGVTTYAAAPFAGKVVFQEKFGVPGRIEWAINWTPSRDGSIHSYCNTVPTPEGGTHEAGFWAAILKGIKAYGELVKNRKASDITREDLLTGGVALISIFIREPSFVGQTKDRLSTDEAAKYVESSVRDHFDMWLASDNKSAGAILDFLVLRAEERMRRRAEKETARKSATKKLRLPGKLTDCTAKNRAGTELFIVEGDSAGGSAKGARDRNTQALLPLKGKILNVLGAASGKLNDNAEIRDICEALGVGMGAKFNVDDLRYEKIIIMTDADVDGAHIASLLMTFFFTQMRPLIDRGHLYLACPPLYRLTQGARRMYVADDAEKEKWVKKGLGGKGKIDVQRFKGLGEMDAKDLKETTMTPATRKLIRVSIDEDNEAGDLVERLMGKKPELRFQYIQENAKFVEELDV comes from the coding sequence ATGCCCGAAGACTTGCTTTCCCAGACGACCGAGACCTATGACGCCTCCTCGATCGAGGTGTTGGAAGGGCTGGAGCCGGTCCGCAAACGCCCCGGCATGTATATCGGCGGCACGGATGAACGCGCCCTGCACCATCTGGTGGCCGAGGTTCTGGACAACTCCATGGACGAGGCGGTGGCGGGCCACGCCAACCGCATCGAGGTGGAGCTGCATGCCGACCATTCGGTGACGGTGCGCGACAACGGGCGCGGCATTCCGGTCGATCCGCACCCCAAGTTCCCGGACAAGTCGGCGCTGGAGGTGATCCTCTGCACCCTTCATGCGGGGGGCAAGTTCTCCAACAAGGCCTATTCGACCTCGGGGGGCCTCAACGGCGTCGGGTCGTCGGTGGTCAACGCCCTGTCCGACCGGATGCGGGTGGAGGTGGCGCGCAACCGCGAGCTTTACGTGCAGGAGTTTTCGCGCGGGGTGCCGCAGGGGCCGGTGGCCAAGGTCGGCCCCGCCCCGAACCGGCGCGGAACGACCGTGACCTTCCACCCCGACCCCGAGATTTTCGGCCATCTGCTGCTGAAACCCTCACGCCTCTACAAGATGGTGCGCTCCAAGGCCTATCTGTTCTCGGGCGTGGAAATCCGCTGGAAATCCGCGCTGGAGGATGGCGACACGCCGATGGAGGCGACGTTCCAGTATCCCAACGGGCTGGCCGATTACCTGAACGAGACGCTGGAAGGCGTGACGACTTATGCCGCCGCCCCCTTTGCCGGCAAGGTGGTGTTTCAGGAGAAGTTCGGCGTGCCGGGCCGGATCGAATGGGCGATCAACTGGACCCCTTCGCGCGACGGGTCCATCCATTCCTATTGCAACACCGTCCCCACCCCCGAAGGCGGCACGCATGAGGCGGGGTTCTGGGCCGCGATCCTGAAGGGGATCAAGGCCTATGGCGAGCTGGTAAAGAACCGCAAGGCCTCCGACATCACGCGCGAGGATCTGTTGACCGGCGGCGTCGCGCTGATCTCGATCTTCATCCGAGAGCCGTCCTTCGTGGGCCAGACCAAGGACCGGCTTTCGACGGACGAGGCGGCGAAATACGTCGAATCCTCGGTCCGCGACCATTTCGACATGTGGCTGGCCTCCGACAACAAATCGGCGGGGGCGATCCTCGATTTTCTGGTGCTGCGGGCGGAAGAACGGATGCGGCGGCGGGCGGAAAAGGAAACCGCGCGCAAATCCGCCACGAAAAAGCTGCGCCTGCCGGGCAAGCTGACCGACTGCACCGCCAAGAACCGCGCCGGGACCGAGCTGTTCATCGTCGAGGGCGACAGCGCCGGAGGGTCGGCCAAGGGCGCGCGGGACCGCAACACGCAGGCGCTGCTGCCGCTGAAGGGCAAGATCCTGAACGTTCTGGGCGCGGCCAGCGGCAAGCTGAACGACAACGCCGAGATCCGCGACATCTGCGAGGCGCTGGGCGTCGGCATGGGCGCGAAGTTCAACGTCGACGACCTGCGGTATGAAAAGATCATTATTATGACCGACGCCGACGTGGACGGCGCGCATATCGCCTCCCTTCTGATGACGTTCTTCTTCACCCAGATGCGCCCGCTGATCGACCGGGGGCATCTCTATCTGGCCTGCCCGCCGCTCTATCGCCTGACGCAAGGGGCGCGGCGGATGTATGTGGCCGACGACGCGGAGAAGGAGAAGTGGGTGAAGAAGGGCCTTGGCGGCAAGGGCAAGATCGACGTGCAGCGCTTCAAGGGGCTTGGCGAGATGGACGCCAAGGACCTGAAGGAGACGACGATGACCCCCGCCACCCGCAAGCTGATCCGCGTATCGATCGACGAGGATAACGAGGCGGGCGATCTGGTCGAACGCCTGATGGGCAAGAAGCCGGAGCTGCGCTTTCAATACATTCAGGAAAACGCCAAATTCGTCGAGGAACTGGACGTCTGA
- a CDS encoding glutathione S-transferase family protein: protein MLTIYGVYRSRATRPLWLLREIGGTFNHVPVIQAYRLGAPHDADAPFNTQSEEFLTLNPLGQIPVMEEDGLILTESLAITQHIAQVRGGDLGGRTPAEVALICQWSLLAATGIESPALEIQTVLEQGGTEMAEAQGALAISAQKLRRPFARLERHLATHDWLVGDRFTVADINVAECTRYGQGHPTLLAEYPAVGAWLARCQARPAFQDMMAARAAEPA, encoded by the coding sequence ATGCTGACGATCTATGGTGTCTATCGCTCGCGCGCGACGCGGCCCTTGTGGCTGCTTCGCGAAATCGGCGGCACGTTCAATCATGTGCCGGTCATCCAGGCCTATCGTCTGGGCGCCCCGCATGACGCGGATGCGCCCTTCAACACCCAGTCGGAGGAGTTTCTGACCCTGAACCCGCTGGGCCAGATCCCGGTGATGGAGGAGGACGGGCTGATCCTGACCGAATCGCTGGCGATCACCCAGCATATCGCGCAGGTGCGGGGCGGCGATCTGGGCGGGCGCACCCCGGCGGAGGTCGCGCTGATCTGTCAGTGGAGCCTGCTGGCCGCCACCGGCATCGAATCCCCCGCGCTGGAAATCCAGACCGTGCTGGAACAGGGCGGAACCGAGATGGCGGAGGCGCAGGGCGCGCTGGCGATCTCGGCCCAGAAGCTGCGCCGCCCGTTCGCCCGGCTCGAACGGCATCTGGCCACGCATGACTGGCTGGTGGGCGACCGGTTCACCGTGGCCGACATCAACGTGGCCGAATGCACGCGCTATGGTCAGGGGCATCCGACGCTGCTGGCCGAATATCCGGCGGTGGGCGCATGGCTGGCGCGATGCCAGGCGCGGCCCGCGTTCCAGGACATGATGGCCGCACGGGCGGCGGAACCCGCGTAA
- a CDS encoding MATE family efflux transporter, protein MSLPVPAHIRATLALGLPLIGSNLAQMSLHVSNSVMMGRYGVPELAATVLGASTFFVTFILGAGFANAVLPMVASALGRGDEAQVRRDTRMGLWLSIAYGVAVLPIFWFSGTLLGWAGQEPQVAALAQDYLRISGFGMFAALTVMVLKSYLSALGRTQVVLWSTLTALGVNVAVGFPLIFGLWGLPEMGVRGAAIASLAVQALNVLVLGIYAAFLPELRRFELFSRFWRPDWPALVQVARLGAPIGFTGLAEASLFQATALMMGWIGTVELAAHGIALEVAALSYMIHLGLASAATIRVARYHGAGLVEEMRVSAWVAIGLSCAVGVAVVGLYLGLPAQIIGLFLTDGAPDTAAIIAYGTGLLALAAAFQFGDAMQAVALGLLRALKDTRTPMIIAIISYWVVGLPTGYLLGFHVGWGGYGLWTGLVLGLGVAAAALMLRFWMRAPR, encoded by the coding sequence ATGTCATTGCCCGTTCCCGCCCATATCCGCGCCACACTGGCGTTGGGTCTTCCGCTCATCGGTTCCAACCTTGCGCAGATGTCGCTGCATGTCAGCAATTCGGTGATGATGGGCCGATACGGCGTGCCGGAACTGGCGGCGACCGTGCTGGGGGCGTCCACGTTTTTTGTGACGTTCATCCTGGGCGCGGGTTTTGCCAACGCGGTGTTGCCCATGGTCGCCTCGGCCTTGGGGCGGGGGGATGAGGCGCAGGTGCGGCGCGACACGCGGATGGGGCTGTGGCTGTCCATCGCCTATGGAGTGGCGGTGCTGCCGATCTTCTGGTTTTCCGGCACGTTGCTGGGGTGGGCGGGGCAGGAGCCGCAGGTGGCGGCGCTGGCGCAGGACTATCTGCGCATCTCCGGGTTCGGGATGTTCGCGGCGCTGACGGTGATGGTCCTGAAAAGCTATCTTTCCGCGCTGGGCCGGACGCAGGTCGTGCTGTGGTCCACGCTGACCGCGCTGGGGGTGAACGTGGCCGTCGGCTTTCCCCTGATCTTCGGGCTTTGGGGCCTGCCGGAGATGGGGGTGCGGGGCGCGGCCATCGCCAGCCTTGCGGTGCAGGCGCTGAACGTGCTGGTTCTGGGGATCTATGCCGCGTTCCTGCCCGAGCTGCGCCGGTTCGAGCTCTTCAGCCGTTTCTGGCGCCCCGACTGGCCCGCGCTGGTGCAGGTGGCCCGTCTTGGTGCGCCCATCGGCTTCACCGGTCTGGCCGAGGCGAGCCTGTTTCAGGCCACCGCCTTGATGATGGGCTGGATCGGCACGGTGGAACTGGCGGCCCACGGCATCGCGCTGGAGGTGGCGGCCTTGTCCTACATGATCCATCTGGGGCTGGCCTCCGCCGCGACGATCCGCGTCGCGCGCTATCACGGGGCCGGGCTGGTGGAGGAGATGCGCGTGTCGGCCTGGGTCGCGATCGGCCTGTCCTGCGCGGTGGGCGTGGCGGTGGTGGGGCTGTATCTTGGCCTGCCCGCGCAGATCATCGGCTTGTTCCTGACCGACGGCGCGCCCGATACGGCCGCGATCATCGCCTATGGCACCGGCCTTCTGGCGCTGGCGGCGGCGTTCCAGTTCGGGGATGCGATGCAGGCGGTCGCGCTGGGCCTGTTGCGCGCGCTGAAGGACACGCGGACGCCGATGATCATCGCGATCATCAGCTATTGGGTGGTGGGGCTGCCCACCGGCTATCTCTTGGGGTTTCATGTGGGCTGGGGCGGATACGGGCTTTGGACGGGGCTGGTTCTGGGGCTGGGGGTCGCGGCGGCGGCGCTGATGCTGCGGTTCTGGATGCGCGCGCCGCGCTGA
- the rpiA gene encoding ribose-5-phosphate isomerase RpiA → MPTELSPIEKAKFAAARHATTFIRDGMKVGLGTGSTAAWMVRCLAERVRDEGLRVTGVATSTRTADLARSLGLTVTTLEEAGWLDLTIDGADEFDGDLGLIKGGGAALLQEKIVAAASDRMVVIADAAKRVAALGAFPLPVEVIPFGWTATQRLIEEMLAGQDVLGHEITRRMAGDQPLRTDENNLILDLHLKRIGDARALALMLNQIPGVVENGLFNDICDTVIVGHPDGRVEAFEPDAPAREVGLIDIRSSANIFADLGE, encoded by the coding sequence ATGCCCACCGAACTCTCCCCCATCGAAAAGGCGAAGTTCGCCGCCGCCCGTCATGCCACGACCTTCATCCGCGACGGGATGAAGGTGGGCCTTGGCACCGGATCGACCGCGGCGTGGATGGTGCGCTGTCTGGCCGAGCGGGTGCGGGACGAAGGGCTGCGCGTCACCGGGGTCGCCACATCGACCCGCACGGCGGATCTGGCCCGCAGCCTGGGCCTGACCGTCACCACGCTGGAGGAGGCGGGCTGGCTGGACCTGACCATCGACGGGGCGGATGAATTCGACGGCGATCTGGGTCTGATCAAGGGCGGCGGCGCGGCGCTGCTGCAGGAAAAGATCGTGGCCGCCGCGTCGGACCGGATGGTCGTGATCGCCGATGCGGCGAAACGGGTGGCGGCGCTGGGCGCCTTCCCCCTGCCGGTGGAGGTGATCCCGTTCGGCTGGACCGCGACGCAGCGCCTGATCGAGGAGATGCTGGCCGGTCAGGACGTTCTGGGCCACGAGATCACACGGCGGATGGCCGGCGATCAGCCGCTCCGCACGGATGAAAACAACCTGATCCTCGATCTGCACCTGAAGCGGATCGGCGACGCCCGCGCGCTGGCGCTGATGTTGAACCAGATCCCGGGCGTGGTCGAAAACGGGCTGTTCAACGACATCTGCGACACGGTCATCGTCGGCCATCCCGACGGCCGGGTGGAGGCGTTCGAACCCGACGCCCCCGCGCGCGAGGTGGGGCTGATCGACATCCGCTCCTCCGCCAACATCTTTGCCGATCTGGGAGAATGA